A window of Microcoleus sp. FACHB-831 contains these coding sequences:
- a CDS encoding polysaccharide biosynthesis/export family protein, translating to MIANPKSHSQGSSPGNEHNPKLCCRLTAFLLLSLYTTACTLPMAMLFWIVGDGMLPSAAKSQTLPSLGQSAPPAPRRRTQQTPSRKPAPTFNRAYPIPPVGYPAPQPVRVQPSPQFNRYRLGIGDAIAVNVLRFPDLSFQAQINQEGNVITPLLGSVPLVGLTLQEAQERIRSGLNRYVIEPQVSLSLVNQRPVQVTVTGEVIRPGYYTLGPGSQLAPALLVAGGATTQADLRSVIVRRSLVNGSILEQRVDLFTPLQNGQSLPELRLQDGDALVVPRLEVGTTQDYDRNLVSRSSVAQPSINIRVLSYANGGIGNVTLANGSTFVDVLAAIAPSPDAANLRKIALIRFDPEQGKAVTQQLDGKAALLGNVSQNVPLQNNDVIVVGRSLVSKVTYALNVFTQPFRDVLGFLLFFDSLRDSASNLFSPTRNDGNSTNR from the coding sequence ATGATTGCTAATCCAAAATCCCATTCCCAGGGCAGCAGCCCTGGGAACGAGCATAATCCAAAATTGTGCTGTCGGTTAACAGCTTTCTTGCTGCTGAGTCTCTACACGACTGCCTGCACGTTGCCGATGGCAATGCTATTTTGGATAGTCGGTGATGGAATGTTGCCAAGTGCTGCCAAAAGTCAAACTTTACCTTCTTTAGGACAGTCAGCGCCGCCTGCTCCCCGACGCAGAACGCAGCAAACTCCTAGTCGGAAACCAGCACCTACTTTTAATCGTGCTTATCCCATACCTCCTGTGGGCTACCCAGCGCCGCAGCCCGTTCGCGTACAGCCGTCGCCACAGTTTAACCGCTATCGATTGGGAATAGGAGATGCGATCGCTGTCAATGTTCTACGTTTTCCAGACCTTAGTTTTCAAGCACAGATTAACCAAGAAGGAAATGTTATAACGCCCCTACTGGGTTCCGTTCCCCTCGTAGGATTAACTTTGCAAGAAGCCCAAGAACGAATTCGCTCTGGCTTAAACCGTTATGTAATAGAACCGCAAGTCAGCCTAAGCCTAGTAAACCAGCGTCCAGTTCAAGTAACTGTGACGGGAGAAGTAATTAGACCAGGATATTACACGCTGGGGCCAGGTTCTCAACTCGCTCCGGCTCTGCTTGTGGCTGGGGGCGCGACTACTCAAGCGGACTTGCGTTCGGTTATAGTGAGGCGATCGCTGGTTAATGGATCGATTCTGGAACAAAGAGTTGATTTGTTTACGCCGCTACAAAACGGACAGTCATTACCAGAGTTGCGCTTGCAAGATGGGGATGCCTTAGTCGTACCAAGGCTAGAAGTCGGCACTACCCAAGATTACGACCGCAACTTAGTTTCGCGCTCTAGCGTAGCTCAACCTTCGATTAACATCCGAGTTTTGAGCTACGCTAACGGTGGAATTGGCAACGTCACCTTGGCAAATGGCAGTACATTTGTAGATGTTTTAGCAGCGATCGCACCTTCCCCCGACGCCGCCAACCTGCGAAAAATTGCCCTAATTCGCTTCGATCCAGAACAAGGCAAAGCCGTTACCCAGCAACTAGATGGCAAAGCCGCCCTTCTGGGCAATGTTTCTCAAAACGTTCCCCTGCAAAATAACGATGTTATCGTCGTTGGTCGCAGTCTTGTTAGCAAAGTTACTTATGCGCTTAATGTCTTTACTCAACCTTTCCGGGATGTTCTAGGATTCCTGTTATTTTTCGATTCGTTAAGAGATAGTGCCTCCAATCTGTTTAGCCCTACTAGAAACGACGGCAACTCCACAAATCGCTAA
- a CDS encoding cyanoexosortase B system-associated protein — protein MKTASVSKLIERSQLPKVLVLCFLLLMVAIAAVPSYLSGQWSWAHPPKVANLKQLKNLQQQGLTIPGWKTVKQELEIVGGHKWLTQEIQREDQKPITLRLFPQKDDKGQPEVEWMDINGVEQWQTDSYRQLQFTAPTSPIAKVESQFFRAWNQQQTYAVVQWYAWSGGGHPAPSQWFFADRSAQREGSRVPWVAVSLKIPIAPLGTIDGEIEKARPLAISLGETVQAALMAQVLKTDGKSQ, from the coding sequence ATGAAAACCGCGAGTGTTTCCAAGTTAATAGAGCGATCGCAATTACCCAAAGTCTTAGTGCTGTGTTTTCTGCTGCTGATGGTAGCGATCGCAGCCGTTCCCTCCTACCTCAGCGGACAGTGGTCTTGGGCACATCCACCAAAAGTTGCCAACCTCAAACAGCTAAAAAATCTCCAGCAGCAGGGGCTAACGATTCCGGGCTGGAAGACTGTAAAACAGGAGCTAGAGATCGTTGGCGGTCATAAGTGGTTAACTCAAGAAATCCAGCGAGAGGACCAAAAGCCCATAACTCTGCGGTTGTTTCCCCAAAAAGATGATAAGGGTCAGCCAGAGGTGGAGTGGATGGACATTAACGGTGTTGAGCAATGGCAAACAGATTCCTATCGCCAGTTGCAGTTTACAGCACCAACTTCACCCATTGCCAAAGTCGAGAGCCAGTTTTTCCGCGCCTGGAATCAGCAGCAAACTTACGCCGTCGTGCAATGGTACGCTTGGTCTGGGGGAGGCCACCCAGCTCCCAGCCAATGGTTTTTCGCAGATCGTTCTGCCCAGAGGGAGGGAAGCCGCGTTCCTTGGGTTGCTGTTAGTCTCAAGATTCCAATTGCACCGCTTGGCACAATTGACGGCGAAATTGAAAAGGCTCGACCTCTAGCAATCTCGCTGGGTGAAACAGTCCAAGCCGCTTTGATGGCACAGGTGTTAAAAACTGATGGAAAGAGTCAATAG
- the crtB gene encoding cyanoexosortase B: MQIDRKVTSTIERYWLEVSIIGLLVVLYAPLIVHWYDGWLKKSISIEHEYFSHGLIGLPFAAYIIWLNWNEWCKLPDKAHPVGAGLLTLGGILYLSGLSDLVNLSFPAILAGLCLWIKGVPGFKLQSFPLLLIFLATPTAVPYLIAPYTLPLQKFIAGTAGFILNQLGLNVTVREIYLYVGGRIVEVAPFCAGLKMLFTSLYVAMMLLYWTGAWGSRNKAILLLSGAVVISVTANIIRNTLLSFFHGTGQDNLFAWLHEGWGGDVYSACMLGLIVVLMNAINRYTLEVSD, encoded by the coding sequence ATGCAAATCGATCGGAAAGTTACCAGTACAATTGAGCGCTACTGGCTAGAGGTATCTATTATTGGTTTGCTGGTGGTTCTCTATGCTCCCCTAATCGTCCATTGGTACGATGGTTGGCTAAAAAAAAGCATTAGTATTGAACATGAATATTTCAGTCACGGTTTAATTGGTCTGCCCTTCGCAGCCTACATCATTTGGCTCAACTGGAACGAGTGGTGCAAACTGCCCGATAAAGCGCATCCTGTGGGTGCTGGATTGCTGACTTTGGGGGGAATATTGTATCTCAGCGGCTTGTCTGATTTAGTGAATTTATCCTTTCCCGCTATATTAGCCGGACTTTGCCTGTGGATAAAGGGCGTACCTGGTTTTAAGCTGCAAAGCTTCCCACTATTGCTAATATTTTTAGCGACGCCTACAGCAGTTCCCTACTTGATTGCTCCCTATACGTTGCCCCTACAAAAATTTATTGCTGGAACCGCTGGGTTTATTTTGAATCAACTGGGTCTTAACGTGACGGTTAGAGAAATTTATTTATATGTGGGGGGAAGAATTGTTGAAGTAGCACCTTTTTGTGCGGGACTAAAAATGTTGTTTACCAGCTTATACGTGGCAATGATGCTGCTTTACTGGACTGGTGCTTGGGGTTCGCGCAACAAGGCAATTTTGTTGTTAAGTGGGGCTGTAGTTATCAGCGTCACTGCTAATATTATTCGCAATACTTTGCTCAGCTTTTTTCACGGCACGGGTCAAGATAATTTATTTGCATGGTTGCACGAAGGGTGGGGGGGTGACGTTTATTCGGCCTGTATGTTGGGGCTAATTGTGGTTTTAATGAATGCGATAAACAGATATACCTTAGAAGTTAGCGATTAG